AGGCGACCGCCGTGCTGACGGCGGTGGACGGCCGCGCACTGTTCCGGGCCTCTGAGCACCACGGCCGGCCGATGGGCGACCCCGGGCGGGTGCTCGACGTGCTCGCCCGCGTGCTGGCCCGCACCCTCGACGCCGCCGCCGGGCTCGGCCGGCGCGTGGTGGATCTGACCGTGGTGGTGTTCGCCCCGATCGGCGGCACGCCTCCCGTGCTGGTGGCCGACACCGACTTCGAGTGGGGCGAGGTCGACGTGCTCGGCGGGCTCCGGCAGCGGGTGCCGGAGCTGCCGCCCGCCACCCTCGCGAGCGACGGCACGGTCGCCGCGCTGGCCGAGCTCGCAGAGCTGGAGGCCGCGGGTTCCGGAGTCCGCGACCTGGTCTACGCCAAGAGCAACTCGGGCATCGGCGGTGCGGTCGTCGCGGAGGGCGCGCTCGTCGCCGGCGCGCACGAGTTCGCGGGGGCGTTCGGCCACATCGCGGTCGACCCGCGTGGTCCTCGCTGCCTGTGCGGTCAGCGGGGCTGCCTGGTCACCGTCGCCGGGCCGGATGTGGTGCTGGCCGCGGCCGGGCTGACGGCCGAGGTCGCCGAGCGCGGACTGACGGAGGCGCTGCGGGAGCTGGTCGCCCGCATCAACGCCGGCGAGCCCGCGGCGAGCGCAGCGTGGGAGGCCGCTCTTCCGTGGATCGCGCACGCTCTGCGCATCGTCTCGATGACCGTCGACCCGGAGGTCGTCGTCCTCGGCGGATATTGGGCGGAGCTGGCCGGGTCCATCGCAGAGGCGTTCGCACAGAACGGCCCCGCGATCGCATCGACCGCCACGGCGATCGCGGTGGTCCCCGGCCGCCTGGGCGAGGACGCCGCCCTGATCGGCGCCGCGCGCGTCGCCCGGGGTGCGCTCCTCGATGATCCCCTGGCTCTGGCGACAGTCCACCCGACTTCCGTCACGATTTGATTCGACGCTTGAATTAATCACGGAAGTGCGTCATGCTTACGCGGGTAATCACACCCTCGAAAGGACCGACCGTGACGACGATGTCATCGAGCTCCCCCGAACCAGCGCCCCTCTCCGCAGCCACGGCCGCGGCGCCCGACCCCGACGCGGTCGACACGGCGGGCACCGTCAGCCCGCTCGCCCGCCGCGGCCTGCTCCCCTCGCTCGCGATCACCTCCCTGGTGCTCTTCGCGACCTACACCGGCCTGATCAGCGTGCTGCTGCCCAACCAGGTCACGAACATCGACCCGGCGCACAAGGTGGCCAACCTCGCGATCGTGACCACGACCTCCTTCGTGTTCACGCTGTTCGCGCAGCCGATCGTCGGCGCGTTCAGCGACCGCACGCGCTCCCGGATGGGCCGCCGGGCGCCGTGGATGGTGATCGGCACCGCCGTCGCCGCCGCGTTCCTGATCGGGCTCGGCTCGCTGCAGTCCATCCTCTGGATCACGGTGTTCTGGGTCGTCATCCAGGTGGCGCTCAACGCGATGCAGGGGCCGCTCAGCGCCATCACGCCCGACCGCTTCCCGCGCAGCCGCCGCGGCGTGGCCTCTGCGATGGTCGGGATCGGCACGATGGCCGGCAGCACCATCGGCGTCATCGTGGCGGGCATCCTCGCCGCGAACGTCGGCCTCGCCTACTCGGCGTTCGGGATCGTCGTGCTCCTGGTCACGCTCGGCTTCGTGCTGTTCAACCGCGACTACTCCAGCAAGGGCATCGAGCTGCCGCCCTTCCGCTGGAAGGCGTTCTTCGCCGGGTTCTGGATCAACCCGCGCAAGCACCCCGACTTCGCCTGGGCGTTCGCGGCACGCTTCCTTTTCATCCTCGGTTACTTCGTCGCCTTCAGCTACCAGCTCTTCATCCTGACCGACTACATCGGGATGTCGCTGAAGCAGGCGAACGCCCAGATCGGCGTGATCAGCCTCGCGTCGCTCGCCACCACCGTCGTCTCGGTCGCCCTCGCCGGCTGGCTGAGCGACAAGCTCGGACGCCGCAAGGTCTTCATCTACCTGGCCTCCGTGCTGATGATCGTCGGGCTGGCGATGCCGCTGCTGATGCCCACCATCACCGGGATGCTGCTGATGTCGGCGATCAACGGCTTCGGCTTCGGCCTCTACATGGCCTGCGACACCGCCCTCATGACCGAGGTGCTGCCCGGCGGCGGCGTCGCGGCCGCCAAGGACCTCGGCATCCTCAACGTCGCGACCAACATCCCGCAGGCGCTCAGCCCCGCGATCGCGGCCGTGCTGATCGGCGCGGTCGGCGGCTATCCGGCCCTGTTCGTCTTCGCGATGGTCTGCGTCGCGCTGGCCGCCCTCGTCCTCATCCCCATCAAGTCCGTCCGCTGAGAAGGAGAACCCCGTGACAGACAGCACCCTCGACCGACCCGAGGTCACCACGACGGGAGGCCGCGTGCGCGGCCGGTGGCGGGACGGCTCTGCCGCCTTCCTCGGCATCCCGTTCGCCGAGCCGCCGGTGGGCGACCTGCGCTTCGCCGCCCCGGTCCCGCACCGCCCGTGGGACAGCGTGCTCGACGCCGGCGAGCACGGCGCGACTCCGCAGCGCAAGGCGCTCGCGGAGATCACCCTCATCCCCGAGCCGTCCTACCCGGGAGAGTCGACGCTCAACGTGGACGTCTTCACGCCGCGCCCCGGTGACGCCGACGCGAAGCTGCCCGTGCTGGTCTACATCCACGGCGGAGGCTACGTCGCCGGGTCGCCGGCCAGCCCCTGGTACGACGGCGCCGCCTTCAACCGCGACGGGGTCGTGACGGTCAGCGTCTCGTACCGGCTCGGCTTCGACGGCTTCGGCTGGATCGAGGACGCACCGGCGAACCGCGGCGTGCTCGACTGGATCCTGGCGCTGGAGTGGGTGCGCGACAACATCGCGTCGTTCGGCGGCGACCCGGCGTCGGTCACCATCGCGGGCCAGTCGGCCGGCGGCGGCGCCGTGCTCACCCTCCTGACGGTGCCGCGCGCGGCGAGCCTGTTCCAGCGGGTCTATTCGATCTCCGGCACCACGGCGAGCGTGAACCTGGAGGACGCCGAGCGCTACGGTCGCGCCCTCGCCGCCGCCGCCGGGGTGGAACCCACCCGGGCCGGGCTGTCCGCACTGACCGAGGAGCGGATCCTGGCGCTGCAGGGCGAGGACGACGCGGTCACCTCGCCCGAGGCGCCAGCGGACCCGATGGCCCCGCTGCGGGCACTGGCCTCCGGGTCGGCGCTGCGCTGGGCCCCGGTCGTGGACGGCGACCTCGTGCCGGCGCCCATCGCTGCGGCGATCGCCGACGGGATCGGCGCGGACAAGGCGCTGGTGCTCGGCGCGACGGACAACGAGTTCAACATGGCCGTCGCCGACCTGCGCGACGCACTTGCCGGGACCGACCCGGCCGGCCTGCTGGCCTCCGTCGGCGTCCCGGAGGAGGCGGCGGCCGCCTACGTCGCCGCTCATCCAGGGCTCGACACCGCCGAGACCCTCGGGCAGTTCGTCACGGACGCGATGTTCCGGGCGCCCGCCCGCGAGATCGCGGAATCGCGTGCGGCAGCGGGCGCCCCCGCCTGGATCTACCGGTTCGCGTGGACGTCGCCGACCTTCGGCGCGGCCGTGCACTGCCTCGATGTGCCGTTCTTCTTCGACTGTCTCGACAGCGAACGGGTCGGCTACATTGCAGGCGAGCAGCCGCCGACCGCACTCGCCGACGACGTGCACGGGGCGGCGGTGCGGTTCATCGCCTCGGGCGACCCGGGATGGCCGGCCTACGTGTTGGCGGAGCGCGATGTGCAGGTGTTCGACGTCCCGACCACGGTCGTGGGGGACGGCCTGGCCGACGTCGGCGTGCTTCAGAGCGCGCGCTGACGTCACCGCCCGCGCCGACGGAGGCGACGCCGCCGGCGCGGGCACACTCCTCCGCCCCCTCGAGGGGCACGTAAACGCCCCTAAAACGCGGTTCTAGGGGCGTTTACGTGCCCCTCGGCGGATGGGTCAGGCGGCCCAGCGGGGGCCGAAGCCGGTGACCGTGACGGTGCGCGGCTCGTCCGCGTCGAGGTCGGCGGCCGCGTCGTCGGCGGCAGCCTCGGCCGCACCCGTCGGCCGCACGATGTCGACCTCCAGCCACGACTCGGCGACGCCGTCGAGCATCCCGCCACCCCACTCCACGACCACCACCGAGCCGGCGAAGTCGATGTCGAGGTCGTCCAGCTCCACCGCGCTGCCGAGACGGTACGCGTCGACATGGACCAGCGGCGCACCGTCGACCAGGTTCGGGTGCGTGCGGGCCAGCACGAAGGTCGGGCTCGTGACCGGGCCGCGGACGCCGAGGCCCTCGCCGATCCCGCGGGTCAGCGTCGTCTTGCCTGCACCGAGCGGGCCGGTCAGCACCACGAGGTCGCCGGCGGCCAGCATCCCGGCCAGCTCCAGCCCCAGCGCGTGCATGTCGTCGCCGGTGTCGACCGTGCGCTCGATCAGGACCCGACCGCTCACGCCGCTCCCCCGCGGTACGTGCGCCGCAGCCGGCCGCCCAGGCGCGTGACGATCTCGTAGTTGATCGTGTCCGCGGCCTCCGCCCAGTCGTCCGCGCCCGGCACGCCTGTCGCGGGATCGCCGAACAGCACGACCTCGTCGCCGACCGCGACCTCGGCGTCGCCGACGTCCACTACGAACTGGTCCATCGCGACCCGGCCCGAGACGCGATAGCGCTTGCCGGCGATGGACACCGGGCCTCTGCCCGACGCGTGGCGTGGGATGCCCTCGGCGTATCCGAGCGGGACGAGCGCGAGGGTGGTCTCGGCCTCCGTGCGGTAGGTGTAGTCGTAGGAGACGCCCGTGCCCGCAGCCACCCGGCGCACCGCCGCGACCCGGCCGCGCAGCGTCATCGCCGGGCGGAGTCCCAGCTCGACCGCCGACGCGGCGCCGAACGGGCTGAGCCCGTAGACCGCCAGCCCGAACCGCACCAGGTTGAACCGCGACTCCGGGAGGCTGAGTGCGGCGGCGCTGGCGGCGATGTGTCGGAGCTCGGGATGCAGCCCTGCCGCCTCCGCGCGCTCGATGCCCCAGGCGAACGCGGCGATCGCCGCCCGGTCGTCGTCGGGCGACGCGTTCGACAGGTGGCTGAAGAGGCCGCGCACCACGAGGGCGCCCGACTCTTCGAGCTCGTGGGCGCGTGCGACGACGGCCTCCCACTCGGACGCGGGGATGCCGTTGCGGCTGAGCCCTGTCTCCAGCTTGAGCTGCACGAATGCCGTGCGGTCGGCGCTGCCGGCGGCGGCCGCGGCCTCGAGCTGCGCGCGCGACGAGATGCCCACATCCAGGCCCGCGGCGACGGCGGCCGCGAAATCCTCGTCCGGGTCGTGCAGCCACGCGAGCACCGGAGCATCGACGCCCGCCTCGCGCAGCGCGAGCCCCTCGGAGATGTCGGCGACGCCCAGCCAGTCCGCCCCGCCGGCGAGCGCGGCGCGAGCGCACTCGACCGCGCCGTGCCCGTAGGCGTTCGCCTTCACCACGGCCATCACGTGTTCGGTTCCGGCGATCTCGCGCAGGCGTGCGACGTTCGCGCTCACCGCGTCCAGGTCGACGACGGCCTCCCGGAATGCGCCGCTCACGCGTCGCGCTCCAGCACGACGAACGCGGAGGCGATCCCGGCATCGTGCGACATCGACACGTGGATGTGCGCGATGCCGCGCTCGGCGACCTGGCGTCCGACGACGTTGTGCAGCACGAAACCCGGGTTCCTCTCTTCGTCGGGCACGATCTCCATGTCGTGCCAGCGCACGCCCTCCGAGCCGCCGAGCGCCTTGATCAACGCCTCCTTGGCGGCGAAGCGCGCGGCGAGGGAGTGCACAGGCAGGCCGCGCTCGGCCTCCGTGAAGAGGCGCTCGCGCAGCTTCGGGGTGCGCTCCAGCGATCGGGCGAAGCGCGCCAGATCGACGACGTCGATCCCGATGCCGGCGATCACGACGGCCTACTCCACAGTGACGGACTTGGCCAGGTTGCGCGGCTGGTCCACATCCAGGCCCTTGGCCGCCGACAGCTCCATGGCGAAGATCTGCAGCGGGACCACCGACAGCAGCGGCTCGAACAGCGGCGCCGCCAGCGGGATGCGGATGACCTCGTCGGCGAACGGCAGCACAGCGGCGTCCCCGGCCTCGGCGATCGCGATGACGCGGGCGCCGCGGGCGCGGATCTCCTGGATGTTGGAGACGACCTTCTTGTGCAGCTCGTCCGACCAGCGCGGGCTCGGCACCACGACGAAGACGGGCTGGCCCGGCTCGATCAGCGCGATCGGGCCGTGCTTGAGCTCACCGGCGGCGAAGCCCTCCGCGTGGATGTACGCCAGCTCCTTGAGCTTGAGCGCACCCTCCAGGGCGATCGGGTAGCCGACGTGACGGCCGAGGAAGAGCACGGAGCGGGTGTCCGACATCCAGTGCGCGAGCTGGGCGATCGTCCCGTGCGCCTCGAGCACGGTGGCGATCTTCTCCGGCACGGCCTGGAGCTCGGCGACCGCGTCGCGCTGCTGCGCGGCGGACAGCGTGCCGCGCACCCGCCCGAGGTGGAGGCCGAAGAGGTAGAGCGCGGTGATCTGCGCGACGAACGCCTTGGTCGAGGCGACCGCGACCTCCGGGCCGGCGTGCGTGTACAGCGCCGCGTCGGACTCGCGCGGGATGGTGGCGCCCTGCGTGTTGCAGACCGAGATCGCCTTGGCGCCGGCCTCGCGGGCGTACTTGACCGCCATCAGCGTGTCCATCGTCTCGCCGGACTGGCTGATCGAGATGACCAGCGTGCCCGCGGTGAGGACCGGCTCGCGGTAGCGGAACTCGTGGCTGAGCTCGACCGTGACGGGGACGCGCGCCCACTTCTCGATCGCGTAGCTGCCGACCAGGCCGGCGTAGGCGGCGGTGCCGCAGGCGACGATGGTGATGCGGTCGATGCCCTGAAGGAAGTCGTCGCCGATCGCGTCGAGCTCCGGGATGTGCACGGTCTCGTCCACGATGCGGCCGCGCAGCGTGTTCGCCACGGCGTCCGGCTCCTCGGCGATCTCCTTCGCCATGAACGACGACCAGCCGCCCTTCTCGGCGGCGGAGGCGTCCCAGGCGACCTCGAAGGGCTCCACCTCGACCGGTACGCCGGAGAAGTCGGTGACGGTGACGGAGTCGGGGGTGATCGTGACGATCTGGTCCTGGCCGATCGCGAGCGCGCGGCGGGTGTGCTCGACGAACGCCGCGACGTCGGAGCCGAGGAAGTTCTCGCCCTCGCCGAGGCCGATCACCAGCGGGGAGTTGCGGCGGGCGCCGACGACGACGTGCGGCTGGTCCTGGTGCAGGGCGAGCAGCGTGAAGGCGCCCTCCAGCCGCGACACGACGCGCTGGAACGCCTCGCTCAGGTCGCCGGTGGCGCGGTACTCGCGGCCCAGCAGCACGGCTGCGACCTCGGTGTCCGTCTCTGACTCGAACGAGAAGCCGTCGGCGAGCAGCTCGTCCTTCAGGCTCGCGAAGTTCTCGATGATGCCGTTGTGGATGACGGCGAGCCGGCCGTCGTCGCCCAGGTGCGGGTGCGCGTTGCGGTCGGTCGGGCCGCCGTGCGTCGCCCAGCGGGTGTGGCCGATGCCGGTGCCGCCGTTGGGGATCGGATTGACGGTGAGGTCGTCGGCGAGCACGGCCAGCTTGCCGGCCTTCTTCGCCGTCCCGAGGCGCCCGTCAGGGGCGATGACGGCGACGCCGGCCGAGTCGTAGCCGCGATACTCGAGGCGCTTCAGACCGCCGAGCAGCACCTCCAGGCTCTTGTCGGTACCGACATACCCCACGATTCCACACATGCACCCGAGTCTATCGCGGGCGCACCTTAGACTTTTCTCCTATGGCTGAGAACGGCGCCGCTCGCGGCGGATCCACGGCGAACGGCGAGTCCAGCACCCCCTTCGTGGAGCTGAGCCGGTCCGACTGGGCCGAGCTGGCGCAGAACACCCGGCTGCCGCTGAACGCGACCGAGATCGTGCAGCTCCGCGGTCTCGGCGATCCGCTGGACCTGCGGGAGGTCGAGGAGGTCTACCTGCCGCTCAGCCGGCTGCTCAACCTGTACGTCGGCGGCACCAAGCAGCTCCACCGCGTCACGAGCGACTTCCTCGGCGAGCGCGCCCAGCCGACGCCCTTCGTGATCGGCGTCGCGGGCTCCGTAGCGGTCGGCAAGTCGAGCATCGCCCGCCTGATGCGCGAGCTGCTCTCGCGCTGGGACGACACCCCGCGCGTCGAGCTGGTGACGACGGACGGCTTCCTCCTCCCGAACGCGGAGCTGGAGCGGCGCGGCCTGATGGAGCGCAAGGGCTTCCCCGAGTCGTACGACCGCCGCGCGCTGCTGCGGTTCGTCAGCGCGGTGAAGAGCGGGGCGCCGGAGGTGCGCGCGCCCTTCTACTCGCACCTCAGCTACGACATCGTGTCGGACGCGGAGATCGTCGTCCGCCGGCCGGACGTCCTGATCGTGGAAGGCCTCAACGTCCTCCAGCCCGCGGGAGGCGGCAACCGGCTCGCCGTGAGCGACCTCTTCGACTTCAGCGTGTACGTGGACGCCAGGACGCGCGACATCGCGCACTGGTACGAGGAGCGCTTCCTCAAGCTGCAGCGCGGCGCGTTCGCCAACCCCAAGTCGTACTTCCACCGGTACGCGCAGCTGACCGAGGAGCAGGCCAGGGCGCGGGCCGCGTCGATCTGGACGGCGATCAACGAGCCCAACCTCATCCAGAACATCCGGCCGACGCGGTCGCGCGCCAAGCTCGTGCTGCGCAAGGAAGCCGACCACACGGTCAGCTCGGTGCTGCTCCGCAAGCTCTGACAGGGGTCCGCACGCATCGCGCGCAAAGGGCGGGTGCTCGAAGACTCTGGCCCGGCGTTCGCGCATCCCGTAGTCATGGGGTATGGCAACACCTCGATCACACGCTGCTCAGCTCTTCGGCCGGCGGGTCCGCACAGCGCGAGTAGCGCTGGGCGTCAGCCAGGATGAGATCGCCCAGCTCGCGAACATGCACGTGACCAACTACGGCCGCGTGGAGCGTGGCGAGGCCAACTCCGAGCTCCACACCATCGTCCGCCTCGCGACGGCCCTCGGCGTGGACCCCGGAGAACTCCTGACCGGGTTGTTCGGCGACGGGATGCTCCCCGATCGCCAGCACGCGTACTCGGTCGCCGACTTCATCGCGGCCAAGCGCGCCCAGGAGTCACGGTAGCCAGGTATATATGCACTGTGGATAAGTGCGTATAGTTTCCATCCTCTGGGAAAAGACCACACAGGAAAACAGAGTAGACGCATGTCGTCCCCGCGCTTCGAAGCAGCCCGCATCCTGGGCGGCCGTCTCCGTACCCGTCGCGTCGAGCTGGGCCTCTCCCGTACGAGGTGGCCAACCTCAGCCAGGTCGACGTCGCCAACTACGGCAAAGTCGAGCGCGGCGCCGGCAACCCGACGCTGCTGACACTGTTGCAGCTCGCCGTCACGCTCGAGACCGAGCCTGGCGCACTGCTCGAGGGTCTGGCCGACGTCGCCCTCCTGCCGGAGCGCACGCGGCCGTTCTCGGTCTCCGACTTCGTGCGCGAGCAGAACGCCCGGATGGACCGGGAAGCCGCGGAGAAGTAGCTCCGCCGCCTGCCACGGCCGGGCTAGACGCCCAACCGCTCCCGCACGACGTCCGCCAGCTCGTTCGCGAGGCGCTCGGCCGTGTGCTGGTCGGCAGCCTCCACCATGACGCGCACCAGCGGCTCGGTGCCGGACGGGCGCAGCAGCACCCGGCCGGTGTCGCCCAGCGCCGCCTCGGCGGTCTGGACGGCGAGCTGCAGCGGCTCGTCCGTGTGGACGGCGTGGTGGTCCACACCTTTCACGTTGACCATCACCTGCGGGTACACGGTCATCACCTTGGCCAGCTCGGACAGCGGCTTGCGCTGACGCGCCATCTCGCTGAGGAGGTGGAGGCCGGTCAGGATGCCGTCGCCGGTGGTCGCGAACTCGCGCATGATGACGTGGCCCGACTGCTCGCCGCCGAGGGCGTAGTCGTTCTGGTTCATCTCCTCGAGCACGTAACGGTCGCCGACGGCGGTCTCGACGATCCGGATGCCGTGCTCGCGCATAGCGATCTTGAGGCCGAGGTTGCTCATCACGGTCGCGACGAGCGTGTCGTCGGTGAGCTTGCCGCGCTCCTTCATGCCGACCGCGAGGATCGCCATGATCTGGTCGCCGTCGACGACGTTGCCGTCGGCGTCGATCGCGAGGCAGCGGTCGGCGTCGCCGTCGTGGGCGATTCCGACGTCCGCGCCGGCCGCGAGGACGGCCCTCGCCAGGTTGTCGAGGTGGGTCGAGCCGACGCCGTCGTTGATGTTCATGCCGTCGGGCGAGTCGCCGATGACGGTCACGCGGGCGCCCGAGTCGGTGAACACCTCTGGCGAGATGCCGGCAGCCGCGCCGTGAGCGCAGTCGAGCACGACGTGGATGCCGTCGAGCCGGTGCGGGAGGCTCGCCAGCAAGTGCACGACGTAGCGGTCCTCCGCGTCGGCGAAGCGGCGGATGCGGCCCACATCGGCGCCGGTCGGAGTCAGTTTCTCCATCTCGAGGTGCTGCTCGATGCGGTCCTCGACGATGTCGGGGAGCTTGGTGCCGCCGCGCGCGAAGATCTTGATCCCGTTGTCGGGGGCGGGGTTGTGCGACGCCGACACCATGACACCGAAGTCGGCGTCGAAGTCGGCGATCAGGAACGCCGCGGCCGGCGTCGGGATGACACCGGCGTCGTAGACGTCGATGCCCGAGCTGGCCAGCCCGGCCGCGACAGCGGCCGAGAGGAACTCGCCGGAGACCCTGGGGTCCCTGGCGACGATGGCGCGCGGGCGTTTGCCCGCAGCGCGCCGCGCCTCGGCGCTGCGGCCTCGCGTCAGGACAGCAGCAGCTGCCTGAGCGAGGCCGAGCGCGAGGTCGGCGGTGAGAGGACCGTTCGCGAGTCCGCGGACTCCGTCGGTTCCGAAAAGGCGGGGCATGGACCGAAGCCTAAACGCTCGCGAGCGTCAACGCTTGGAGAACTGCGAAGCCTTGCGGGCCTTCTTGAGACCGGCCTTCTTGCGCTCGGTGACGCGCGCGTCACGGGTGAGGAAGCCGGCCTTCTTGAGGGTCGGACGGTTGTTCTCGCGGTCGATCTCGTTCAGCGCGCGGGCGATGGCGAGGCGCAGAGCGCCGGCCTGACCCGACGGGCCGCCGCCGGTGATGCGGGCGACGACGTCGTAGGAGCCGATGAGGTCGAGGACCTTGAACGGGTCCGTGATGAGCTGCTGGTGCAGCTTGTTCGGGAAGTAGTCCGCGAACTCACGGCCGTTGACCGTGATGGTGCCGGCACCGGGGACCAGGCGCGCACGCGCGATGGCCTCCTTGCGGCGGCCGACGGCTGCGCCGGGCACGGAGAGGACGGGACGCGGGGCCGCGGGGGCCGCGCTCTCGGGGGTCTCGGTCGAGTAGGACTCGACGTTCTCGGCAACCTGGGCCGAGTCGATGCTGTCTGCGATCTTCGCCACGATGGTGATAATCCTTTGTCTTTAAGTCAGTCGTGAAGGTCTGGATCGCTTACTGGGCGACCTGGCCGAGCGTGTACTGCTTCGGCTGCTGGGCGGCGTGCGGGTGCTCGCTTCCGGTGTAGACCTTCAGCTTGCGGAGCTGGGCGCGGCCGAGGGAGGTCTTCGGCAGCATGCCGCGGACAGCCTTCTCGACGGCGCGGACCGGGTTCTTCTCGAGGAGCTCCGAGTACGTGGTGGCCTTGAGGCCGCCC
This genomic stretch from Leifsonia sp. EB41 harbors:
- a CDS encoding ROK family protein, whose translation is MASSPSGSLVSADVRRHNLALVAHRLAQQGPLSRSQLADVTGLARGSVTALVAALVEAGVVRESEEPEAAPRGSASRGRPLTLLRLAADDVALLVLQLDADQATAVLTAVDGRALFRASEHHGRPMGDPGRVLDVLARVLARTLDAAAGLGRRVVDLTVVVFAPIGGTPPVLVADTDFEWGEVDVLGGLRQRVPELPPATLASDGTVAALAELAELEAAGSGVRDLVYAKSNSGIGGAVVAEGALVAGAHEFAGAFGHIAVDPRGPRCLCGQRGCLVTVAGPDVVLAAAGLTAEVAERGLTEALRELVARINAGEPAASAAWEAALPWIAHALRIVSMTVDPEVVVLGGYWAELAGSIAEAFAQNGPAIASTATAIAVVPGRLGEDAALIGAARVARGALLDDPLALATVHPTSVTI
- a CDS encoding MFS transporter produces the protein MSSSSPEPAPLSAATAAAPDPDAVDTAGTVSPLARRGLLPSLAITSLVLFATYTGLISVLLPNQVTNIDPAHKVANLAIVTTTSFVFTLFAQPIVGAFSDRTRSRMGRRAPWMVIGTAVAAAFLIGLGSLQSILWITVFWVVIQVALNAMQGPLSAITPDRFPRSRRGVASAMVGIGTMAGSTIGVIVAGILAANVGLAYSAFGIVVLLVTLGFVLFNRDYSSKGIELPPFRWKAFFAGFWINPRKHPDFAWAFAARFLFILGYFVAFSYQLFILTDYIGMSLKQANAQIGVISLASLATTVVSVALAGWLSDKLGRRKVFIYLASVLMIVGLAMPLLMPTITGMLLMSAINGFGFGLYMACDTALMTEVLPGGGVAAAKDLGILNVATNIPQALSPAIAAVLIGAVGGYPALFVFAMVCVALAALVLIPIKSVR
- a CDS encoding carboxylesterase/lipase family protein — protein: MTDSTLDRPEVTTTGGRVRGRWRDGSAAFLGIPFAEPPVGDLRFAAPVPHRPWDSVLDAGEHGATPQRKALAEITLIPEPSYPGESTLNVDVFTPRPGDADAKLPVLVYIHGGGYVAGSPASPWYDGAAFNRDGVVTVSVSYRLGFDGFGWIEDAPANRGVLDWILALEWVRDNIASFGGDPASVTIAGQSAGGGAVLTLLTVPRAASLFQRVYSISGTTASVNLEDAERYGRALAAAAGVEPTRAGLSALTEERILALQGEDDAVTSPEAPADPMAPLRALASGSALRWAPVVDGDLVPAPIAAAIADGIGADKALVLGATDNEFNMAVADLRDALAGTDPAGLLASVGVPEEAAAAYVAAHPGLDTAETLGQFVTDAMFRAPAREIAESRAAAGAPAWIYRFAWTSPTFGAAVHCLDVPFFFDCLDSERVGYIAGEQPPTALADDVHGAAVRFIASGDPGWPAYVLAERDVQVFDVPTTVVGDGLADVGVLQSAR
- the tsaE gene encoding tRNA (adenosine(37)-N6)-threonylcarbamoyltransferase complex ATPase subunit type 1 TsaE is translated as MHALGLELAGMLAAGDLVVLTGPLGAGKTTLTRGIGEGLGVRGPVTSPTFVLARTHPNLVDGAPLVHVDAYRLGSAVELDDLDIDFAGSVVVVEWGGGMLDGVAESWLEVDIVRPTGAAEAAADDAAADLDADEPRTVTVTGFGPRWAA
- the alr gene encoding alanine racemase, which gives rise to MSGAFREAVVDLDAVSANVARLREIAGTEHVMAVVKANAYGHGAVECARAALAGGADWLGVADISEGLALREAGVDAPVLAWLHDPDEDFAAAVAAGLDVGISSRAQLEAAAAAGSADRTAFVQLKLETGLSRNGIPASEWEAVVARAHELEESGALVVRGLFSHLSNASPDDDRAAIAAFAWGIERAEAAGLHPELRHIAASAAALSLPESRFNLVRFGLAVYGLSPFGAASAVELGLRPAMTLRGRVAAVRRVAAGTGVSYDYTYRTEAETTLALVPLGYAEGIPRHASGRGPVSIAGKRYRVSGRVAMDQFVVDVGDAEVAVGDEVVLFGDPATGVPGADDWAEAADTINYEIVTRLGGRLRRTYRGGAA
- a CDS encoding holo-ACP synthase, with product MIAGIGIDVVDLARFARSLERTPKLRERLFTEAERGLPVHSLAARFAAKEALIKALGGSEGVRWHDMEIVPDEERNPGFVLHNVVGRQVAERGIAHIHVSMSHDAGIASAFVVLERDA
- the glmS gene encoding glutamine--fructose-6-phosphate transaminase (isomerizing), which gives rise to MCGIVGYVGTDKSLEVLLGGLKRLEYRGYDSAGVAVIAPDGRLGTAKKAGKLAVLADDLTVNPIPNGGTGIGHTRWATHGGPTDRNAHPHLGDDGRLAVIHNGIIENFASLKDELLADGFSFESETDTEVAAVLLGREYRATGDLSEAFQRVVSRLEGAFTLLALHQDQPHVVVGARRNSPLVIGLGEGENFLGSDVAAFVEHTRRALAIGQDQIVTITPDSVTVTDFSGVPVEVEPFEVAWDASAAEKGGWSSFMAKEIAEEPDAVANTLRGRIVDETVHIPELDAIGDDFLQGIDRITIVACGTAAYAGLVGSYAIEKWARVPVTVELSHEFRYREPVLTAGTLVISISQSGETMDTLMAVKYAREAGAKAISVCNTQGATIPRESDAALYTHAGPEVAVASTKAFVAQITALYLFGLHLGRVRGTLSAAQQRDAVAELQAVPEKIATVLEAHGTIAQLAHWMSDTRSVLFLGRHVGYPIALEGALKLKELAYIHAEGFAAGELKHGPIALIEPGQPVFVVVPSPRWSDELHKKVVSNIQEIRARGARVIAIAEAGDAAVLPFADEVIRIPLAAPLFEPLLSVVPLQIFAMELSAAKGLDVDQPRNLAKSVTVE
- the coaA gene encoding type I pantothenate kinase — encoded protein: MAENGAARGGSTANGESSTPFVELSRSDWAELAQNTRLPLNATEIVQLRGLGDPLDLREVEEVYLPLSRLLNLYVGGTKQLHRVTSDFLGERAQPTPFVIGVAGSVAVGKSSIARLMRELLSRWDDTPRVELVTTDGFLLPNAELERRGLMERKGFPESYDRRALLRFVSAVKSGAPEVRAPFYSHLSYDIVSDAEIVVRRPDVLIVEGLNVLQPAGGGNRLAVSDLFDFSVYVDARTRDIAHWYEERFLKLQRGAFANPKSYFHRYAQLTEEQARARAASIWTAINEPNLIQNIRPTRSRAKLVLRKEADHTVSSVLLRKL
- a CDS encoding helix-turn-helix domain-containing protein, with product MATPRSHAAQLFGRRVRTARVALGVSQDEIAQLANMHVTNYGRVERGEANSELHTIVRLATALGVDPGELLTGLFGDGMLPDRQHAYSVADFIAAKRAQESR
- the glmM gene encoding phosphoglucosamine mutase, whose translation is MPRLFGTDGVRGLANGPLTADLALGLAQAAAAVLTRGRSAEARRAAGKRPRAIVARDPRVSGEFLSAAVAAGLASSGIDVYDAGVIPTPAAAFLIADFDADFGVMVSASHNPAPDNGIKIFARGGTKLPDIVEDRIEQHLEMEKLTPTGADVGRIRRFADAEDRYVVHLLASLPHRLDGIHVVLDCAHGAAAGISPEVFTDSGARVTVIGDSPDGMNINDGVGSTHLDNLARAVLAAGADVGIAHDGDADRCLAIDADGNVVDGDQIMAILAVGMKERGKLTDDTLVATVMSNLGLKIAMREHGIRIVETAVGDRYVLEEMNQNDYALGGEQSGHVIMREFATTGDGILTGLHLLSEMARQRKPLSELAKVMTVYPQVMVNVKGVDHHAVHTDEPLQLAVQTAEAALGDTGRVLLRPSGTEPLVRVMVEAADQHTAERLANELADVVRERLGV